A segment of the Actinomycetota bacterium genome:
CCCATTGCTCTTGGGTTTCATACATCCGCGAATACATCGCCTCGAAATGCCCTTGCTGGGCCGCCGCCTCCACAGCGAGCGCCGCATTGACCGCATTGGCATGGCTGGGAATGGGGAAATACCGCGCAATGAATCGCACTTTGCCCGCATATGTCTTGCGTAAACTCTCAATGAATGGGTACACCGCCCGACACGACTCACACTCAAAATCGAGAAACTCCACGAGCGTCACCGAACCGTCGGCATCTGGTTGCAGAATGTGACTGTTGGTTCTCGATGTCAGAGGAGAACTCGCATCGGAGCTGGCCGGAACAGCAGCAGATTCATTGGTCTCTGATTGCCTGGTGACGATTGCTCCAGCTATTCCGAGGGTGACCAAAGCAATAACTACAGCGATCCCTAGTCTCAAAGCCATGCTGGGCCTTTTCAACACTCACCTTCCATGAAGAGTCAGGAGTTGCACAGTTGCGTGGCTCCTCATCGATGCGACGCGGTCGCGCGCTGAAGCGGCGGACCTCTCGACCTTGCAGGGGCTTCCCCAGTTATCTTCGCGGCCCGTATGGGAGCCGAATACCCACGTAGATCAAGATTTCATGAAGATTCAGTGAGTCTGGCCATGAATGGCTCCAGTCTCCGGCTTGATCAGCAGCAGGCGTCCTCGCATGTCGAAGATTCGGGTGTCACTGGGCAGCAGTGCTTGCCCTGCCAGGCGTCTAATCCCTCGCGAATCGCAACACCGGCGATCGCCAATGCGACCAGCGAGTCTGCCCACCACCATCCCAGAGTGGCATTCAGCACAAGTCCTAGAAGGAGGACGACAGACAAATAGCTGCACAGCATGGTTTGAGTGCCATCGGCAATAACCGAACCTGAACTTAATGAACGGCCTGTGCGACTTTGGGCGATGGACAGCGCTGGCATAATCGCGATGGACAACGCAGCCAAGACGATGCCTACGGGTGACGCCTCGGCCCGATCCCCGTTGAGCAGTGACAGCGTGGAGTCAATTGCAATGTATGTGGCTAGTGTGAAGAACGAGATGGCAATCAGCCTCAGCGCGATGCGTTCACGAGATTCTGGAATCTTGTGCCGAAATTGCCAAAGAATGACGAGGCCGCTCGACACTTCGATGATCGAGTCAAGTCCGAAGCCGATCAGGGCGCCTGACCCGGCAACTGTGCCAGCCGAAATTGCCACGATCGACTCCACAGTGTTGTAACTGACACTCGCGCCGCCAGCAACTGTGCACGCTTGCCGAGACGCTGACGCTCCACTGCTGTCAGCTGAGGTACTCGCACTTCGTCGACTGCTGTCATTGATTCCAATCCCGTCTGCGGCATTGCTCGTC
Coding sequences within it:
- a CDS encoding thioredoxin domain-containing protein, with amino-acid sequence MALRLGIAVVIALVTLGIAGAIVTRQSETNESAAVPASSDASSPLTSRTNSHILQPDADGSVTLVEFLDFECESCRAVYPFIESLRKTYAGKVRFIARYFPIPSHANAVNAALAVEAAAQQGHFEAMYSRMYETQEQWGEQEESKASLFRDFAQSIGLDLQRYDAAIADPSTLARIELDRQEGLALGVDGTPSFFLNGERIRPQSEQELQSLIDGQLAARP